One window of the Streptomyces sp. TS71-3 genome contains the following:
- the cas6e gene encoding type I-E CRISPR-associated protein Cas6/Cse3/CasE, with protein sequence MFLSRFRVNTARPGARRLLSSPQTMHAAVMSSFPHLLPTDAPTPGTPRVLWRLDQRARAEILLHIVSPDWPDLTHLVEQAGWPAAAAPESPGWETRPYGPFLDHLATGDHWSFRLTANPVHTIRRKEGEPRKITAHLTPTHQMAWLLDPERQKRGGFRILEKPSDRRLLPHGTTQQGQPHHGDQYELSVSDTRSLAFNKSRIPDGTRTKKLVTLVTVTFDGRLEITDPDAMRRTLTQGIGRARAYGCGLLTLAPLAQPTRQPS encoded by the coding sequence ATGTTCCTCTCCCGTTTCCGCGTCAACACCGCGCGACCAGGAGCCCGGCGCCTCCTGTCCTCCCCCCAGACCATGCACGCCGCCGTCATGTCCTCCTTCCCCCACCTGCTGCCCACCGACGCCCCGACCCCAGGCACCCCGCGGGTGCTATGGCGCCTGGACCAGCGGGCCCGCGCCGAGATCCTGCTCCACATCGTCAGCCCCGACTGGCCCGACCTCACCCACCTCGTCGAACAGGCCGGATGGCCCGCAGCAGCAGCCCCGGAAAGCCCCGGCTGGGAAACCCGACCCTACGGGCCCTTCCTCGACCACCTGGCCACCGGCGACCACTGGTCCTTCCGGCTGACCGCGAACCCCGTACACACCATCCGCCGCAAAGAAGGCGAACCCCGCAAGATCACCGCCCACCTCACCCCGACCCACCAGATGGCCTGGCTACTCGACCCGGAACGCCAAAAACGCGGCGGCTTCCGCATCCTCGAAAAACCCAGCGACCGACGACTCCTGCCACACGGCACCACCCAGCAGGGCCAGCCCCATCACGGCGACCAATACGAACTGTCCGTATCCGACACGCGCTCCCTGGCCTTCAACAAGTCCCGCATCCCCGACGGCACCCGCACGAAGAAGCTGGTCACCCTCGTCACGGTCACCTTCGACGGTCGGTTGGAGATCACCGACCCCGATGCCATGCGCCGCACCCTGACCCAGGGCATCGGCCGCGCCCGGGCCTACGGCTGCGGCCTCCTCACCCTGGCACCCCTCGCCCAGCCAACTCGGCAGCCATCATGA
- the cas5e gene encoding type I-E CRISPR-associated protein Cas5/CasD — MNRTAVLALRLAGPLQSWGASSRFTRRTTESAPTKSGVIGLLASAAGLERGDDRRLAPLAALRFGVRADQPGTRIRDFHTAHHPDTDKSMPLSERFYLADAVFVAAVEGEHTLLKALHEAVRAPMYAPFLGRRSCPPAGPIELGVYEDARLEDVLESVPWQASGWYRRRHRHRPPDTLTVQREKAADEPEATDTLRDQPLSFAAAHRRHAVRAVVTTQVPLPPNPPDTTPRHDLFEALSHVPDDESA; from the coding sequence ATGAACCGCACGGCCGTGCTCGCCCTACGCCTGGCAGGTCCTCTGCAATCCTGGGGCGCGTCCTCCCGCTTCACCCGCCGCACCACAGAATCCGCCCCCACCAAGAGCGGCGTCATCGGCCTACTCGCATCAGCAGCCGGCCTTGAACGCGGCGACGACAGGCGCCTCGCCCCTCTGGCCGCCTTACGATTCGGTGTCCGCGCCGACCAGCCCGGCACCCGCATCCGGGACTTCCACACCGCCCACCACCCCGACACCGACAAGTCGATGCCACTGTCCGAACGGTTCTACCTCGCCGACGCCGTCTTCGTCGCCGCCGTCGAAGGCGAACACACCCTGCTCAAGGCCCTGCACGAGGCTGTGCGAGCCCCGATGTACGCACCGTTCCTCGGCCGCCGCTCCTGTCCGCCCGCCGGCCCCATCGAACTGGGCGTGTACGAGGACGCCCGCCTGGAGGACGTACTGGAAAGCGTGCCCTGGCAGGCGTCCGGCTGGTACCGCAGACGCCACCGCCACCGGCCCCCTGACACGCTGACCGTCCAGCGCGAGAAGGCGGCCGACGAACCAGAGGCCACGGACACCCTGCGAGACCAGCCGCTCAGCTTCGCCGCCGCACACCGCCGCCACGCCGTGCGCGCCGTCGTCACCACCCAGGTGCCCCTGCCGCCCAACCCACCGGACACGACTCCACGACACGATCTGTTCGAAGCACTGTCCCACGTCCCCGACGATGAGAGCGCCTGA
- the cas7e gene encoding type I-E CRISPR-associated protein Cas7/Cse4/CasC, with protein MNRIFLDVHALQTVPPSNLNRDDTGAPKTAVYGGVPRARVSSQAWKRAIRTYFRDEHLLEPSELGVRTKKVVELLAERITGLDPSLTAEEALHLADETVKASGLKTEVPKRKADQAKDGAPAPAPETKYLVFLSARQLDGLARFALDGAADITGFLKDKKNKERVREIADTRHSVDIALFGRMVADAADINVDAAVQVAHAISVHRVDNESDYYTAVDDENTEQETGAGMIGTVDFNSATLYRYAALGVHQLAANLGQGLREDEPRTEPVRRAVEAFVHSFVASLPTGKINTFGHHTHPDAVVVKLRTTRPASFVAAFEDPIPSDHGGHLREACDRLATYIPDIERAYGDGETTLTWVLRVGPHTRRLADLGTESPTLHDLVSAVGLAVTERLEKPA; from the coding sequence GTGAACCGCATCTTTCTGGACGTGCACGCCCTGCAGACAGTCCCGCCCAGCAACCTCAACCGGGACGACACCGGCGCACCGAAAACGGCCGTGTACGGCGGTGTGCCCCGCGCCCGCGTCTCCAGCCAGGCGTGGAAGCGCGCCATCCGCACCTACTTCCGTGACGAGCATCTGCTGGAACCCAGTGAACTCGGCGTACGCACCAAAAAGGTCGTCGAACTGCTCGCCGAGCGGATCACGGGACTCGATCCGTCCCTGACGGCCGAGGAGGCGCTGCATCTCGCCGACGAGACGGTCAAGGCCAGCGGCCTGAAGACGGAGGTACCCAAACGCAAAGCCGACCAGGCCAAGGACGGCGCACCGGCGCCGGCCCCCGAGACCAAGTACCTGGTCTTCCTCAGCGCCCGCCAGCTCGACGGCCTGGCCCGCTTCGCCCTCGACGGCGCCGCCGACATCACCGGCTTCCTCAAGGACAAGAAGAACAAGGAACGCGTCCGCGAGATCGCGGACACCCGCCACTCCGTGGACATCGCCCTGTTCGGCCGCATGGTCGCGGACGCCGCCGACATCAACGTCGATGCCGCGGTGCAAGTCGCCCACGCGATCAGCGTCCACCGGGTGGACAACGAGTCCGACTACTACACCGCCGTCGATGACGAGAACACCGAGCAGGAGACCGGCGCCGGCATGATCGGCACCGTCGACTTCAACTCCGCCACTCTCTACCGCTACGCGGCCCTGGGTGTGCACCAGCTCGCCGCCAACCTCGGTCAGGGACTGCGCGAGGACGAACCGCGTACCGAACCCGTACGCCGCGCCGTCGAAGCCTTCGTGCACAGCTTCGTCGCCTCACTGCCCACCGGGAAGATCAACACCTTCGGCCACCACACGCACCCGGACGCCGTCGTCGTCAAACTCCGCACGACCCGGCCGGCCAGTTTCGTCGCCGCCTTCGAGGACCCGATCCCCAGCGACCACGGCGGCCATCTACGGGAGGCCTGCGATCGCCTCGCCACGTACATCCCGGACATCGAACGCGCCTACGGCGACGGCGAGACCACCCTCACCTGGGTCCTGCGCGTCGGCCCCCACACCCGCAGGCTCGCGGACCTCGGCACCGAGTCCCCCACCCTGCACGACCTCGTTTCCGCTGTCGGCCTGGCAGTTACGGAACGACTGGAGAAGCCGGCATGA
- the casB gene encoding type I-E CRISPR-associated protein Cse2/CasB yields MTIASAPPTVRSRVAHLAAARITPWQEGYLRDRPKDVAALARLRRGAGRDAAELPDLWSLVDTSPLHTNTDALRPLSEPELVRAEDALHAALTLWAFHQQSRGARMHRPHQRERPAGLGAGVRRLMPPDGIDEPVRKRLVRAGAAPDLLTLVQRLRDIVVLLRRADVPLDYGLLAGQFYAWQWPDGPGLVRREWGRSFHTWQHPGPVGEHAATSLTETDTDDKDAS; encoded by the coding sequence ATGACCATCGCTTCCGCCCCGCCCACGGTGCGTTCGCGGGTTGCTCATCTCGCGGCTGCCCGGATCACGCCGTGGCAGGAGGGGTACCTCCGTGACAGGCCCAAGGACGTTGCCGCACTCGCCCGCCTGCGCCGCGGCGCGGGCCGGGACGCGGCAGAGCTGCCCGATCTGTGGAGTCTGGTCGACACCAGCCCCCTGCATACCAACACCGACGCCCTTCGGCCGCTGAGCGAGCCGGAGCTGGTCCGGGCGGAGGATGCGCTGCACGCGGCCCTCACCCTCTGGGCGTTCCACCAGCAGTCCCGTGGCGCCCGGATGCACCGCCCACACCAGCGCGAGCGGCCAGCGGGTCTGGGTGCCGGCGTGCGGCGCCTGATGCCGCCGGACGGGATCGACGAGCCCGTCCGCAAACGACTGGTACGCGCCGGAGCCGCTCCTGACCTGCTCACCCTGGTCCAGCGGCTACGCGACATCGTCGTCCTGCTGCGCCGAGCGGACGTCCCCCTCGACTACGGCCTGCTCGCCGGTCAGTTCTATGCCTGGCAATGGCCCGACGGGCCCGGCCTCGTTCGCCGGGAATGGGGCCGCTCCTTCCACACCTGGCAGCATCCCGGACCAGTCGGTGAACACGCGGCCACCTCCCTCACCGAGACCGACACCGACGACAAGGACGCTTCGTGA
- the casA gene encoding type I-E CRISPR-associated protein Cse1/CasA produces MTEPPGTSSRTIPSFDLTSRPWIGVLRQDGSEDELSLRQVFAHVGGLRRIVGDLATQEFALLRLLLAVAHDALQGPRDIEDWADLWSDPECFAPVETYLDTHRRRFDLLDPDEPFFQTAGLRTAKGEVSPLNRIVADVPNGEPFFTARMPTVTRLTFAEAARWVVHAHAFDTSGIKSGALGDARVKGGKVYPLGTGWAGGLGGVFAEGETLRETLLLNLMAADTEEMEIAEDDRPAWRREPCGPGGSERSVTGPRDLYTWQSRRLRLHHDANGVHGVVLGYGDPLASRNMHRREPMTAWRRSTAQEKKLRRTPVYLPREHDPAQSAWRGIASLVADRAEAAQGAEAAKYLRPAILEWVSRLVTEGHLPRHFLIRARVIGAAYGTQQSVIDDIVDDHVPMPVVLLHRQDRTYAQQAVGAAEDADLAVRALGDLAADLARAAGRDHEGPRRTARAVGFDALEEPYRTWLSVLAEADDPFERRTAWKRSVRRLIGRLSDGLIEGAGDAAWQGRTVTDKQSTRWLNTGLADTWFRRRLARLLTGLNDIGEDRDDERFGGDRPAPAPSNGPETARSATTVSDIDDRVTPDPEILV; encoded by the coding sequence ATGACTGAACCTCCTGGGACGAGTAGCCGCACGATCCCGTCGTTCGACCTGACCAGCAGGCCGTGGATCGGTGTGCTCAGACAGGACGGCTCCGAGGACGAGTTGTCCTTACGGCAAGTGTTCGCCCACGTGGGCGGTCTACGGCGCATCGTCGGGGATCTGGCCACGCAGGAGTTCGCCTTGTTACGCCTCCTGCTGGCCGTTGCGCACGATGCTCTTCAGGGGCCTCGTGACATCGAGGACTGGGCGGACCTGTGGAGCGACCCCGAGTGCTTCGCCCCCGTCGAGACGTACCTGGACACCCACCGCAGGCGCTTCGATCTTCTCGATCCCGACGAGCCGTTCTTCCAGACCGCTGGACTTCGCACGGCGAAGGGCGAGGTCTCTCCCCTCAACCGGATCGTGGCCGACGTTCCCAACGGGGAGCCCTTCTTCACCGCCCGGATGCCCACGGTGACGCGGCTGACCTTCGCCGAGGCGGCCCGCTGGGTCGTCCACGCACACGCCTTTGACACCTCCGGCATCAAGTCCGGTGCCCTCGGCGACGCCCGTGTCAAAGGGGGCAAGGTCTACCCGCTGGGCACGGGCTGGGCCGGCGGGCTGGGAGGCGTCTTCGCCGAAGGCGAGACACTGCGTGAGACCCTGCTGCTGAATCTGATGGCGGCCGACACCGAGGAAATGGAGATCGCCGAGGACGACCGGCCGGCCTGGCGGCGCGAGCCGTGCGGTCCGGGTGGGTCCGAGCGCTCCGTGACCGGTCCGCGCGACCTCTACACCTGGCAGTCGCGCCGGCTGCGGCTGCACCACGACGCGAACGGCGTCCACGGTGTCGTCCTCGGCTACGGGGACCCGCTCGCGTCGCGGAACATGCATCGCCGGGAGCCGATGACGGCGTGGCGGCGCAGCACTGCCCAGGAGAAGAAACTCCGCCGGACACCGGTCTACCTGCCTCGTGAACATGACCCTGCCCAATCCGCGTGGCGTGGCATCGCCTCGCTCGTCGCCGATCGGGCCGAGGCCGCGCAGGGAGCGGAGGCGGCGAAGTACCTGCGTCCGGCGATCCTCGAATGGGTTTCCCGGCTGGTCACCGAGGGCCATCTACCTCGCCACTTCCTCATCCGGGCCCGTGTGATCGGCGCCGCCTACGGGACGCAGCAGTCCGTGATCGACGACATCGTCGACGATCACGTGCCGATGCCCGTCGTACTGCTCCACCGCCAGGACCGCACCTACGCCCAGCAGGCCGTCGGGGCCGCGGAGGACGCCGATCTGGCGGTGCGGGCCCTGGGAGACCTCGCCGCCGACCTGGCCCGTGCGGCTGGAAGGGACCACGAAGGACCCCGACGAACCGCCCGCGCAGTGGGCTTCGACGCTCTGGAGGAGCCCTACCGCACCTGGCTTTCCGTCCTGGCCGAAGCGGACGACCCGTTCGAGCGGCGCACCGCCTGGAAACGCTCCGTGCGCCGCCTGATCGGCCGACTCAGCGACGGTCTCATCGAAGGTGCGGGCGACGCCGCCTGGCAGGGCAGAACCGTCACCGACAAGCAGAGCACCCGATGGCTGAACACGGGCCTCGCCGACACATGGTTCCGCAGGCGCCTGGCCAGGCTGCTGACCGGCCTCAACGACATCGGCGAGGACCGCGACGACGAACGCTTCGGTGGCGACCGCCCCGCGCCGGCGCCGTCCAACGGGCCGGAGACCGCCCGATCCGCAACCACCGTGTCTGACATTGACGACCGTGTAACGCCCGATCCGGAGATCCTCGTATGA
- the cas3 gene encoding CRISPR-associated helicase Cas3', whose translation MEDSAAVAGLLWDHWLPVRVRRVVAEALPQGESDARALAVWLAGVHDIGKATPAFACQVDQLGDVMRARGLEMGSAKAMGRDRRIAPHGLAGQVLLAEWLEERHGWASARTGQFTVAVGGHHGVPPEHGQIKAVYEHKELLRTRGESSRVWRQVQAELLDACAAHFGVDGRLGQWRTVRLPQPVQVLLTALVIVCDWIASNPDLFPYFPDGASRSDEERLAAAWRGLELPGPWRAEEPAESAQELLVSRFGLPAGATVRPVQEGAVLLAREMEAPGLVIIEAPMGEGKTEAALAVAEIFAARSGAGGVFFALPTMATGNAMFPRLLDWLGRLPGVKEAPRSVHLAHSKAALNEDFAELMARGGRVMAVDVDEPVDLSWQQPGKRRRSGAELVAHAWLRGRKKAMLASFVAGTIDQLLFMGLKSRHLALRHLALAGKVVVIDEVHAYDTYMNVYLDRVLSWLGAYRVPVIVLSATLPAARRQELLWAYAGEGTGPRAEVGAAGAAGAAGSAYPLISAVVPGRAPLVCRPRASGRSTDVVVEWLADDLDVLVDRLEAELAGGGCVLVVRNTVRRVLETARVLRDRFGVEDVTVAHSCFVDVDRMAKDRDLLERFGPPGKDARRPEGRHIVVASQVVEQSVDVDFDLLVSDLCPADLLLQRMGRLHRHRRGEGQSDRPRQLRTARCLLTGADWGDRAAAVPEPDRGSVAVYGRYTLLRSAAVLLPHLEGGAERPVRLPSDISLLVQHAYGQGPVGPPHWSGALEEARARFDEHRADQAERAAVFRLGDVGREGRSLFGWVAAGVGDADDSRSGRAQVRDGRESLEVVVVQRRDDGSLTTLPWLKADRKGRQRGGLELPQDQTPTPFAGRTAASCGLRLPLQFSYAETMDRAIAELEKLYLPAWQGKGSPWLSDQLILTLDEDCQTRLAGFLLRYSPLDGLEVTRDHD comes from the coding sequence ATGGAGGACAGTGCGGCTGTGGCTGGCCTGTTATGGGACCACTGGCTGCCCGTGCGAGTGCGCAGGGTGGTAGCCGAGGCGCTGCCTCAGGGGGAGTCCGACGCGCGCGCCCTCGCCGTATGGCTCGCTGGTGTACATGACATCGGCAAGGCCACTCCCGCCTTCGCCTGTCAGGTGGATCAACTTGGCGACGTCATGCGTGCGCGGGGTCTGGAGATGGGTTCGGCCAAGGCGATGGGGAGGGATCGCCGGATCGCGCCGCACGGCCTGGCCGGGCAGGTTCTGCTGGCTGAGTGGCTGGAGGAGCGGCACGGTTGGGCATCCGCCCGCACAGGTCAGTTCACCGTTGCTGTCGGAGGACATCACGGTGTCCCGCCCGAGCACGGGCAGATCAAGGCCGTCTACGAGCATAAGGAGTTGCTGCGCACCCGAGGCGAGAGTAGTCGTGTCTGGCGGCAGGTGCAGGCCGAGTTGCTCGATGCGTGCGCCGCTCATTTCGGTGTGGACGGGCGGCTCGGGCAGTGGCGGACGGTGAGGCTGCCGCAGCCGGTGCAGGTGCTGCTCACCGCGCTGGTCATTGTCTGTGACTGGATCGCCAGTAATCCTGACCTCTTTCCGTATTTCCCCGACGGGGCGTCGCGAAGCGACGAGGAGCGGCTTGCCGCGGCCTGGCGCGGGTTGGAGCTTCCGGGGCCCTGGAGGGCCGAAGAACCTGCGGAAAGCGCTCAGGAGTTGCTCGTCTCACGGTTCGGGCTACCCGCGGGAGCCACGGTGCGCCCGGTCCAGGAGGGTGCCGTGCTGCTTGCCCGGGAGATGGAGGCGCCAGGTCTGGTGATCATCGAGGCGCCGATGGGCGAGGGCAAGACGGAGGCCGCGCTCGCTGTGGCGGAGATCTTCGCTGCGCGCTCGGGGGCGGGCGGAGTGTTCTTCGCCCTGCCTACGATGGCCACGGGCAATGCCATGTTTCCTCGTCTGCTCGACTGGTTGGGCCGGCTGCCTGGAGTGAAGGAGGCACCGCGCTCGGTGCATCTGGCGCACTCCAAGGCGGCTCTCAACGAGGACTTCGCCGAGCTGATGGCCCGAGGAGGGCGGGTCATGGCCGTCGACGTGGACGAGCCGGTGGATTTGTCCTGGCAGCAGCCCGGTAAACGGCGTCGTAGTGGTGCAGAACTCGTTGCGCATGCGTGGCTGCGCGGGCGTAAGAAGGCCATGCTGGCCTCGTTCGTGGCGGGGACCATCGATCAGTTGCTGTTCATGGGGCTGAAGAGCAGACACCTGGCTCTTCGCCATCTCGCGCTCGCCGGCAAGGTCGTCGTCATCGATGAGGTGCACGCCTACGACACCTATATGAACGTGTACCTGGACCGGGTGCTGTCCTGGTTGGGGGCTTACCGGGTCCCGGTGATCGTGCTGTCCGCGACACTACCCGCCGCACGTCGGCAGGAACTTCTCTGGGCATATGCGGGGGAAGGCACCGGGCCCCGTGCCGAGGTGGGCGCGGCGGGCGCAGCGGGTGCGGCGGGCAGCGCGTATCCGCTGATCAGCGCGGTCGTTCCCGGACGGGCTCCCTTGGTGTGTCGCCCACGGGCGTCGGGACGGTCCACGGACGTGGTGGTGGAGTGGCTCGCCGACGACCTGGACGTCCTCGTCGACCGGTTGGAAGCCGAGCTCGCCGGTGGCGGATGTGTTCTGGTGGTACGCAACACGGTCAGGCGCGTGCTGGAGACCGCGCGTGTGCTGCGGGACAGGTTCGGTGTCGAGGACGTCACCGTCGCTCACTCGTGTTTCGTCGATGTCGACCGGATGGCGAAGGACAGGGATCTGCTGGAGCGCTTCGGACCTCCGGGGAAGGATGCTCGGCGGCCTGAAGGGCGGCACATTGTGGTGGCCAGCCAGGTGGTGGAGCAGTCGGTGGATGTGGACTTCGACTTGCTGGTGAGTGATCTGTGCCCGGCGGACCTGCTCCTGCAGCGCATGGGCCGGCTGCACCGCCACCGGCGCGGAGAGGGCCAGAGTGACCGGCCGCGGCAGCTACGGACCGCCCGCTGTCTGCTCACGGGAGCCGACTGGGGCGACCGGGCAGCAGCCGTGCCCGAACCGGACCGGGGCTCGGTGGCCGTGTATGGCAGGTACACGCTGCTTCGGTCGGCCGCGGTGCTGCTGCCTCACCTGGAAGGCGGTGCGGAGCGCCCTGTGCGGCTGCCGTCGGACATCAGCCTGCTGGTGCAACATGCCTACGGGCAGGGTCCGGTTGGCCCGCCGCACTGGTCTGGCGCGTTGGAGGAAGCTCGTGCACGGTTCGACGAACACCGAGCGGATCAGGCCGAGCGTGCTGCCGTGTTCCGCCTCGGCGATGTGGGCCGTGAAGGACGGTCGCTGTTCGGCTGGGTAGCGGCGGGAGTGGGTGACGCTGACGACAGCCGGAGCGGGCGGGCCCAGGTCCGGGACGGCCGGGAGAGCCTGGAGGTCGTCGTCGTGCAGCGGCGTGACGATGGAAGTCTCACGACTCTCCCATGGCTGAAGGCCGACAGGAAGGGCCGGCAGCGCGGGGGCCTGGAACTACCTCAGGACCAGACGCCGACGCCGTTCGCGGGACGCACGGCGGCAAGTTGCGGTCTCCGGCTGCCCCTTCAGTTCTCCTACGCCGAGACCATGGACCGGGCCATCGCGGAACTGGAGAAGCTGTATCTGCCCGCCTGGCAGGGCAAGGGCAGCCCATGGCTCTCCGACCAGCTGATTCTCACACTCGATGAGGATTGTCAGACCCGTCTGGCAGGCTTCTTGCTCCGCTACAGCCCCCTCGACGGTCTGGAGGTGACCCGCGACCATGACTGA
- a CDS encoding class I SAM-dependent methyltransferase, protein MERRDMRGHYEELAVEYDEHWVYGPDYVPWMSGRIADALRLVPTDRIADVGSGTGLFAREVARQLQPRHPILCVDPSEAMLSQLGTPPPAALTPIVASAEDIAEGRTRLPYERLDAMWLKESVHHVADPARTLRGLADRLAPGGRLLVVMLPASIQYPLFEAALARFEELQPDPAVVEGHLRAAGLEASLTYVEHELRIDRDKYLGMVRARYMSLLSTFSDSEIEKGIEEMRAAHPEPVLVLPDRFAFVLGRRVGESV, encoded by the coding sequence GTGGAGCGGCGCGATATGCGAGGGCATTACGAGGAGCTGGCAGTCGAGTACGACGAGCACTGGGTCTACGGTCCGGACTACGTTCCCTGGATGTCGGGCCGGATCGCAGATGCGTTGCGGCTCGTTCCCACGGACCGAATCGCCGATGTCGGCTCGGGGACGGGTCTGTTCGCCAGAGAAGTGGCGCGTCAGCTCCAGCCTCGTCATCCCATTCTGTGTGTCGATCCGTCCGAGGCCATGCTCAGTCAGCTTGGCACGCCGCCGCCGGCCGCTCTGACGCCGATCGTTGCGTCTGCTGAGGACATCGCCGAAGGACGTACGCGTCTGCCCTACGAGCGGCTCGACGCGATGTGGTTGAAGGAGTCCGTGCACCACGTGGCCGATCCGGCTCGCACGCTTCGTGGCCTGGCCGACCGGCTGGCGCCCGGAGGCCGGTTGCTGGTGGTGATGCTTCCGGCCAGTATCCAGTACCCGCTGTTCGAGGCGGCCCTGGCGCGGTTCGAGGAGTTGCAGCCGGATCCCGCCGTTGTCGAGGGGCATCTGCGCGCGGCGGGGCTGGAGGCCAGCCTGACTTACGTCGAGCATGAGCTGCGCATCGACCGGGACAAGTATCTCGGCATGGTGCGTGCTCGCTACATGTCTCTGCTCTCCACGTTCAGCGACAGCGAGATCGAGAAGGGCATCGAGGAGATGCGCGCCGCTCATCCGGAGCCGGTTCTGGTGCTTCCCGACCGGTTCGCCTTCGTCCTCGGTCGGCGGGTCGGGGAGTCCGTGTGA